TAAATTTTACGGGATGCTTCCTATTGGTGATACTCCTAGAAATGGTTCTTGGAAATATCATTATAATCTTGAGACAAAAAGAAAATGGTATGGAAAATTTGGAGGAATAGATAATGAAGTGGAAAGACCTAAATTTTATGAAACTTTAAGAGCTTTAAAGAGAAGTTTAATAGAATTATCAAAAAATGATGAAATAAAACTTTCTCAAATCTTTCCAGAAATTGGAAAGAAAGAATTAAGTGGAGAGCAACAAATCCCCTTTATAAATGCAATAGAAAATAATAAAAGAACAAGGTTAATATTAAATATTCCTAATAATGGAATTATTTCCGAAATTCCTAGGGATATTGTAGTTGAAGTTCCTGTATGGGTTGATAAAGAGGGAATTCATCCTGAAAATATTTCTCCTGATTTAACCTCACGAATCAAAAAATTCTTTCTTATCCCGAGAATTATGAGAATGGAATTTGCTTTAGAAGCATTTATAACTGGGGATAGAAAAGTTCTTGAAGAGATTTTAATAAGAGATCCAAGAACAAAATCCTATGAACAGGTAAAGGGAGTTATTGAAGAAATTTTAAATTTACCCTTTAATAAGGAGATGAAAGAGCATTATAAATAAATTCTTTACTATAATTTAGGTCTTCCAAAGGATTCTTAAAAGAGGTCTCTATGGTAAGAGGTCCATTATAATCTATTTCTTTTAATCTATTAAATATTTTAGAAAATTCTATATTTCCTTCTCCCAATCTTAAATATTTTCTTTTTCCTTCATCATCAAAACTTTGTCCATCGTAGTCTCTTACATGAATATTTTTTAAAAACTTTAAAATACTCACAGGATATTTATCAAGAGAAAATTCTGTAGAGAAAAGATATTCGGTATCTATAGTTATTCCCACATTTTTGGAATATCTATTGATGAGATTTTCAAAAAATAGAGGGGGATTAGGAAGATAAGGTACATTCTCAATTGTTAATGTTACGTTATATTTCATAGAATACTCTACCATTTTATCAAATATGGGAAAAATTGTTTTTAAGAGGGAGTTTACATCAGATCTAAAAGGAGGATGGAGTACAATTACTGGAATATTATGTTCACCTGCTTTTTTTATCAACCTACTTAAAGATGGAAATATATCCTTAAAGGATTTATGGAGAATATTTTTAGGAGAATGGAGAGTAACTATCTTTCCTTGGTATTTTAGAGACTCATACAATATCAAGTTAATCATCTCTTCGTCAAAAACTTTTGCTATGAATAATTCAACCCCCATGTATCCTGAAGAGATAATCTTTTCCATTGCAAATATAGTTGCTTTTACTTTCTCTTCAGGACTACTTTCTGGATCCAAAAAACTTGCAGTGGAACATGAGATAAACATTATTTTTTTCTCTCAAAAAACTTTTTTCTAATTATATACTATGATATAATGAAAACACAAAGGGGAGGTGTCCGAATTGGCAAGGGGCCGGTCTTGAAAACCGGTAAGGCCCTCGTGGCCATGTGGGTTCGAGTCCCACCCTCCCCGCCAACTTTTTAATTTTTAATAATTCTTTTATTTATTTTTTTCATGGAGGTAATTTATATGGTTAAAATCGGTGTAATATCTGACACGCATCTTCCTTCTCGTTCTCCTTTTTTACCTCCTATTATTTTGGAAAAATTACACGGAGTTGAAATGATCCTTCATGCAGGAGACTGGGAGGAGTTATTCTTTTTAAAAGAATTGGAAAAAATAGCCCCTGTATATGGAGTGCAAGGAAATATGGATTCCTTAGAAGTTAAGAAAAAATTTCCAGTAAAAAGAATTATAGAAGTAGAGAATATAAAAATTGGATTAATTCACGGCGGAGGAAGTCCTTTTGGAATAAAGGAAAGAATAAAAAAAGAGTTTTTAGGAGAGGAAGTTAAGGCTATAGTTTTTGGCCATACTCATCATGCCTTAATGGAATGGGATGAGGATATATTTTTCTTTAACCCTGGCTCTCCTACTGATAAAATTTTTACCACGAAAAATTCTATTGGGTTTCTCTATGTGGATAAAGATAAGGTTTGGGGAGAAATTGTAGAATTATGAAGAAGATTAGTGAAATTGCCGAGTATTTGAATATAGGTGAGGAGAATTATCAACCTTATGGATGGTATATTGCAAAGGTTAATTGGAGTCTTTTAAAGTTTTTACAGGATAAACCTGATGGTAAATTAATTTTAATTACCTCTATAAATCCTACGCCTGCAGGAGAGGGAAAAACCACAACAACGATAGGTTTAGGAGATGCCTTATCCTTATTAGGGAAAAAAACAATGATTTGCTTAAGAGAACCTTCTTTAGGTCCATTTTTTGGGGTTAAAGGAGGAGCTGTTGGAGGCGGAAAGGCAAAGGTTGTTCCCGATTTAGAGATCAATTTGCATTTTACAGGAGATATTCATGCAGTATCTTCTGCTCATAATCTTTTATCAGCTTTGATTGATAATCATGTTTATCATGGAAATGAATTGAGAATAGATACAAGACAAATTCTGTGGAAAAGATGTATAGATATGAATGATAGACAATTAAGATTTATAATAAGTGGACTTGGGGGAAAGAAAAATGGTTTTCCTCGAGAGGATGGTTTTGAAATAACTGCAGCTTCGGAGATCATGGCCATATTATCTTTAGCAAAAAACTTAAAGGATTTAAAAGAAAGGTTAGAAAATATTATTATTGGGATTAATAGTGAGGGAAATCCTGTTTTTTGTAAGGATCTAAAGGCAGAAGATGCCATGTGTATTCTTTTAAAGGATGCTTTATCTCCCAATTTAGTTCAATCTCAAGAGGGCACTCCTGCTTTTATTCATGGTGGTCCTTTTGCGAATATTGCTCATGGTTGTAATTCTCTTATAGCTACAAAATTAGCTTTAAAGCTTTCTGATTATGTAGTTACAGAAGCAGGATTCGGTTCAGACTTAGGAGGAGAAAAATTTCTAAATATTAAATGCAGGATTGGAGAGATAAATCCATCTTGTGTGGTATTAGTGGTCTCTATTAGAGCTTTAAAGTTTCATGGTGGAGCTAAAAAAAGAGATTTAGATAAGGAAAATATTGATGCATTAAAAAAAGGTATTCCTAATCTACTTCATCATGTTTATATAATTAAAGAAATTTTTCATTTACCTTTAGTTATTGCAGTAAATAAATTTCCCTTTGATTCCCAGAGGGAAATCGAAATTCTCGAAGAAATACTTAAAGAAAGAAATTTAAGATATGCAATCTCTGAAGTCTTCAATAAAGGAGGAGAGGGAGGAATTAATTTGGCTATAGAGGTTTTAAATGCTATAAAGGAAGATCCTAATGGCTTTAATAATCTGTACGCCTTAGAAGAATCTTATGAATCTAAAATTGAAAAAGTTGCAACAAAAGTGTATTCTGCAGAAAAAGTAATATTTAGTGATTCCGCAAAAGAGGATTTAGAAAGAATATATAAATGGGGATTCAATAATTTACCCATATGTATAGCAAAAACTCAATTTTCTCTTTCTGATAATCCTAAGCTTTTGGGAAAGCCAGAGAATTTTATCATTAATGTGAACAGATTAGAAGTCTGGGGTGGAGCAGGCTTTGTAGTAGTATATACAGGTGATATTTTGACTATGCCAGGGTTTCCTAAGATTCCATCTGCTTTAAAGATGAATATAGATGAATTTGGAAATATAAAGGTAGGAGATTAAAATGGTAGAGATATTATGGGGAAAACCTTGTGCAGATGCATTAGAGAAGAGAATTAAGGAAGAAGTTATAGAGTTAAAAGAGAAAAAAATTTTTCCTACCCTTACAGTTTTAAAGATTGGAGAAGATAAAGAAGCAGAAGCTTATTTAAAAAGTATTAAAAAGGTATTTGAGAAATTAGAAATTAAAGTAGATGAAAGAAATTATAATGAAAAGATTTCTTTCCAAGAATTAATGGATATTTATAGAGAACTTAGAGAAAATAGAAATATTCATGGAATTTTGCTGTTAAGACCTCTTCCTGCTCATCTTGAAAGTTCCAGGGCTTATGCTTTTTTACCTGAGGAGAAAGATATTGAAGGTTTAAGTTATATAAACTTGGGAAAATTGTTTGCAGGAGAAGAATGCTTTATTCCATGTACACCATTGGCAGTTATGGAGCTTTTAGATTACTATAATATTTCCTTAGAAGGAAAAGATACAGTAATAATAGGAAGAAGTATCTCTGTAGGAAGACCTTTGTCATTGCTTTTTTTAAAAAGAAATGCCACAGTAACTCTATGTCATTCAAAGACAAAGGATCTCTCTCTTTATACAAAAAGAGCAGAGATTGTTGTCTCAGCAGTGGGAAAGGCTGGTATAATTAACGAGGAAATGATAAGGGAAGAAAGTATTTTGATAGATATTGGGACCAATATAGTAGATGGAAAATTAGTGGGGGATGTAGATTTTGAGAGGGTTAAAGAAAAGGTAAAAGCAATAACTCCTGTTCCTGGAGGAGTAGGGGTTATTACTGTTAGAGTTTTAGCTAAAAATTTACTGGAGGCTGTAAGAAAAAATGAAACTGGAAATTAAAGAATGGGAGGAAATAGAAAGTTTTATAGGAAAAGAGGTCTTTGTATTTAGTTGTAATAGTTGTGGAGGAGAAGAGATTGATAGGAAAAATATAAAAATAAAAGAGTTCTTGGAAGGGCATGGGATTAAAATATTAGGTATTATTAATTTAGAACCTAAGTACTGTAACATTAATTCTTTAAGAAAAATTTTAGAAGAAAACTTTATTTCTTCAAATTTTGTTCTTACCTTTACTTGTGGGGGATTGCCTCAAGTTTTGTCATCGCTTATAAATTCAAAGGTTATTCCTGCTGTAAATACCTTAAAGATAGAATTGGAGAGAAAATTGGGAAGTTTTGCAAGGTTATGTTCTGCTTGTGGAGAATGTTGGATTCATTATGTAGGTAATTTATGCATAGAAAGACTTTGTCCTAAAAAAATGAGAAATGGTCCCTGTGGAGGAGCAAGAGATGGTTATTGTGAGGTATTTAGAGAAAGAATATGTCCTTTTATAATTCTTTTTAAAAATAAAGGAGAGATAAAGGATATAATTCCACCCAAAAAATTTAGTAAAATCTTATTGCAAGAATGACCTTTAAAGATAAGTTATTGTCTGGAAATTTTGTAATAACAGCAGAAGTTACTCCTCCAAGAGGTACAAATCTAGAATCCTTTATTAAGGGAAGTTTATTACTAAAAGATAGTTTAGATGCCTTAAACGTGACAGATTTTCAAAATGTAGGAGTAAGAATAACATCATTAGTAGGAAGTTATCTTCTTCTCAAGGAAGGTATTGAACCTATTTTTCAAATAACTTCACGGGATAGAAATAGAGTTGCTATTCAAGGAGAGGTTTTAAGTGCGTATGTATTAGGAATTAGAAATGTATTAGTATTAACAGGAGATTACACTACAACAGGAATAATGAAAGATGCAAAACCTGTTTTTGATATTGATGCAATAAATATTCTTCAGTTTATAAAAAATTTATGTGAAGGAAGGGATTCTGCTGGGAAAAAATTGAGTGGAGCTCCTGAGTTTTTCTTGGGTGCAGTCTTTAATCCTAACTTAGAGCCCTTAGATTTGGAGATATCTAAATTGGAAAGAAAGCATAGAGCAGGAGCAGAATTTTTCCAATCCCAATTATTTTATGATCTTTCATTGATTGAGAGGACGAGAGAAAAAATAAAAGACTGGGAGCCTAGAATTTTAGCAGGAGTTACTATTTTTAAATCTAAAGAGATGTTTGAGTATATGATAAATAAAGTTCCTGGAATAAAGATTCCAAAAGAGATAATTGAAATCTTAGAAAAGAGTAAAGATATAAGAGAAAAAAGTATAGAGATTTGTGCAGAATTTTGTATGAAAATAAAAGAAAGTAAACTTCTAAATGGAATTCATTTTTTAGCTAGCAGACCAGTGGATATTTTAGAGGTATTGAGATTGCTTAAATGGAAGAAGGAGGAGAGCTCAAATGTTGAAGCCATCTGATTTCTTTGAATTAGAGGATTTTGAAGGAGAAATTTTTGAAGGAGTTGAGTTTGTATGGGAAGCTCTTTTGAAACTATCTGCTTTTCTATCGAAATATGTAAAGCCAGAGATACATGGAAAAGTTTTAGGGGGGGTTTTTATAGAGGGACCTGTTTACGTGGGCAAAGGAACAGTAATAGAACCAGGAGTATATATAAAGGGTCCCACCTATATTGGGAAAGATTGTGAAATAAGACAAGGTGCTTATTTGAGAGGTAATATTTTTATCGGAAATAATTGTGTGGTTGGTCATGCTACTGAAGTAAAGAATAGTATATTACTAAATAATTCTAGTGCACCTCATTTTAATTATGTGGGAGATAGCATTTTGGGACATAATACAAATCTCGGAGCAGGTACCAAGATTTCTAATCTAAAAATTGGTCCAGAATCTACAGTTAAAGTAAAAATTAATGATCAAATTATAGATACAAAATTACGAAAATTTGGCGCAGTAATAGGAGATTATAGTGAAACAGGATGTAATTCTGTATTAAATCCAGGAACAATTTTGGGAAAACATGTCTTAATTTATCCTAATGCAACAGTGAGAGGATATATACCTAACAATTCCATAGTAAAATTTAAGCCTGAATTGGAGATAATTGAGATAAAACCTTACCAAGCTTTTTGAAGTAAATTTAGTAATATTTCTTCTCTTATTTCTCGGGGATTAGTTTTAATAGATCTTGATTTTAACCCCTCTTTTGCAAGAAGAGGAAGATCCTCATATTTTATATTATAATTTCTAAGTCCTAGTCTTATATTTAAAGAATCAAAAAGATCTTTGACTTTTTTCAAGATTCTTTCCTTTGCAGATCTAATAGAAAAGATTCCAAGAGTTCTTCCCAAAAGCATAAGCTTTTCTCGAGAGAGAATCTCTAAATTGTATTCTAAGACGGGCAAAGTAACAAGAGCAGTGGAAAGACCATGGGGAAGATTTCCAAATACACCAACGGGATGAGCTAAGGCATGAATGGCTCCTAGTCCTGTTAGGGTCAATGCTATTCCACTAAAAGTGCTTGCATAAAGAACTTTTTCTCTTAAATCTATTCTTTCTCCGTTTTTATATACGCGGGGTAAGTAACTATAGATTAATTTAATAGCTTTTAAAGATATAGATTCAGTAAGAAGATTATTGTTCAAAGATAAAAAAGATTCCAATGCATGAATAAAGGCATCTATTCCTGAATAAGCAGTATAATCAGGAGGTAAAGTAAGGGTAAGATAGGGATCTACAATTGCCACATCAGGATATAGATAGTCACTAGCTATACTTAATTTTTCTTTTGTTTCAGGATTGATCAAGACGGATACCCTTGTGACTTCGCTCCCTGTACCTGCTGTGGTGGGAATAAGAATACATGGTAAACCTTTTTTTGGAATCTTGTCCGCTCCTATATAATTCCAAATAGAATCAGGAAGTTTGCATTTTACAGCAATAGCCTTTGCAATATCTAAAGCACTACCTCCACCGATTCCAATAACTGCATCAATATTGTTATTTTCAATTATTTCTGCACCTTCATCAACAAAGTAATAGGGTGGCTCTGGAGGTATTTTATCATATATAAATAATTCACATTGATAATTGTTAAAGCTCTTTTCGATTTTTTCTAAAATTCCTGTCTCCTTTAGATGTCTCTTTCCTGTTACTAATAAAAATCTTCTTCCAAATTTTAAAGCTTCTTCTGCTAAATTTTCCCAAATTCCTATTCCAAATTTAATTCTTACAGGAAAGTAAAAAGAAAAATGATTCATTTATAATTTAAAATCTCCTTCCTTTTTTAAGTATTCTACTAATCCTCCCTCTTTTAATATCTTTACCATAATTTCTGGAAGAGGAGAAAATATTTCTACTTTTATATTTTTACTCTTATTGTAAATTTCACCTTTAATCAAGTCTAAATATATTAAATCTCCATCCTCGATTAAATCTGTATTACACTCAAGTACAGGAAGTCCCACATTTATAGAATTTCTAAAAAATATTCTTGCAAAGCTTTTTGCGAGGACTGCGCTTATTCCTGCATGCTTAATTACCAAAGGTGCCTGTTCTCGAGAGGATCCACATCCAAAATTCTTCCCTGCTACTAAGATATCTCCTTTTGTTATCTTTTCATAAAAATTAGGATAAATATCCTCTAGTAGATGTTTTGCCATTTCATTAAAATCTAAGGACTTAAATTTATATTTTCCAGATATAATATAATCTGTATTTATATCATCTCCAAATTTATGAGCCTTTCCCTCGAATATCATTTTTTCTCCTCCTAATCCATAACTTCTAAAGGATTTGTAATTTCTCCTCTTATTGCAGATGCAGTAACTGTTAAAGGAGATGCTAAGTATATAAAAGCTTTATTATTTCCCATTCTTCCTTTAAAATTTCTATTTGCTGTGGAGATAACATTTTCTCCATCCGCTGGAACTCCTTGATGAGTTCCAACACAGGGACCACAGCCAGGATTTACAACGATTGCTCCTGCGGAAAGAAAAATTTCAATTAATCCTTCCTTTAATGCTTGTAGATATATTTTTTTGGATGCAGGAGCTACAATCATTCTTACTCCTTTTGCTACTTTTTTTCCTTTTAATAATTCTGCTGAAACCCTTAAATCTTCAAGTCTTCCATTGGTACATGTCCCTAAAAAGGCTTCCTGAATCTTAATTCTGTCTACGGAAGATATAGGAAATACATTGTCTACTTGATGAGGAAGAGCAACCTGAGGCTCCAAATTGCTAAGATCAAAATCATATACTTCGGAAAAATTAGCATCTTTATCTGAAGAGATTCCTTCTTCTATATCAATTCCAATTTCTCTAAAAAATCCCTTTGTTTTTTCATCAAAGGGCATAATTCCAGCCTTTGCTCCCATTTCTACTACCATGTTTGTTATGGTTGCTCTCCCATCGATGGATAATTCTCTAATTAATTCTCCATCAAATTCTATGGCTTTATAGGTAAGCCCATCCGCCTTAAAAAATCCCACAAGGTAAAGGATAACATCTTTAGCAGTGATTCCTTTTCTTAATTTTCCTCTTAAGATTATCTTTACTGTCTCGGGAACTTTAAACCAAAGTTTTCCAGTATACATAGCAGAAGCAAGTTCACTGGAGCCAACTCCTGTAGCAAAGCAATTTAAAACTCCATAGGTACAGGTATGGGAATCCGCTCCTATGATTAAACTTCCTGGTAATGCTAGACCTCTTTCCATAAACACTTGGTGACAAACTCCTTCTCCAATCTCTGAAAGCTGAGTTCTATATTTTTCTGCAAAATCCCTCATCAGTTTATGAAGATTAGCAACTCCTTCATTGGGAGGAGGAGCGGAATGATCTAAAACTAATAAAACCTTATTATTATCAATAGTCATCTTTCCTCCCAATTCTTCAAATACTTTTATAGCAAGGGGAGCTGTTCCATCCTGCCCCATTAACGCATCAACCTTTGCTACAACAATGTCTCCTGCTTTTACAGAATTTCCTGAATGATTTGAAAAGATTTTCTCACTTATAGTTTTTCCCATTTTTACACCCCTTTGGT
This genomic window from Dictyoglomus sp. contains:
- a CDS encoding methylenetetrahydrofolate reductase; amino-acid sequence: MTFKDKLLSGNFVITAEVTPPRGTNLESFIKGSLLLKDSLDALNVTDFQNVGVRITSLVGSYLLLKEGIEPIFQITSRDRNRVAIQGEVLSAYVLGIRNVLVLTGDYTTTGIMKDAKPVFDIDAINILQFIKNLCEGRDSAGKKLSGAPEFFLGAVFNPNLEPLDLEISKLERKHRAGAEFFQSQLFYDLSLIERTREKIKDWEPRILAGVTIFKSKEMFEYMINKVPGIKIPKEIIEILEKSKDIREKSIEICAEFCMKIKESKLLNGIHFLASRPVDILEVLRLLKWKKEESSNVEAI
- a CDS encoding formate--tetrahydrofolate ligase, producing the protein MKKISEIAEYLNIGEENYQPYGWYIAKVNWSLLKFLQDKPDGKLILITSINPTPAGEGKTTTTIGLGDALSLLGKKTMICLREPSLGPFFGVKGGAVGGGKAKVVPDLEINLHFTGDIHAVSSAHNLLSALIDNHVYHGNELRIDTRQILWKRCIDMNDRQLRFIISGLGGKKNGFPREDGFEITAASEIMAILSLAKNLKDLKERLENIIIGINSEGNPVFCKDLKAEDAMCILLKDALSPNLVQSQEGTPAFIHGGPFANIAHGCNSLIATKLALKLSDYVVTEAGFGSDLGGEKFLNIKCRIGEINPSCVVLVVSIRALKFHGGAKKRDLDKENIDALKKGIPNLLHHVYIIKEIFHLPLVIAVNKFPFDSQREIEILEEILKERNLRYAISEVFNKGGEGGINLAIEVLNAIKEDPNGFNNLYALEESYESKIEKVATKVYSAEKVIFSDSAKEDLERIYKWGFNNLPICIAKTQFSLSDNPKLLGKPENFIINVNRLEVWGGAGFVVVYTGDILTMPGFPKIPSALKMNIDEFGNIKVGD
- a CDS encoding bifunctional 5,10-methylenetetrahydrofolate dehydrogenase/5,10-methenyltetrahydrofolate cyclohydrolase, whose translation is MVEILWGKPCADALEKRIKEEVIELKEKKIFPTLTVLKIGEDKEAEAYLKSIKKVFEKLEIKVDERNYNEKISFQELMDIYRELRENRNIHGILLLRPLPAHLESSRAYAFLPEEKDIEGLSYINLGKLFAGEECFIPCTPLAVMELLDYYNISLEGKDTVIIGRSISVGRPLSLLFLKRNATVTLCHSKTKDLSLYTKRAEIVVSAVGKAGIINEEMIREESILIDIGTNIVDGKLVGDVDFERVKEKVKAITPVPGGVGVITVRVLAKNLLEAVRKNETGN
- a CDS encoding iron-containing alcohol dehydrogenase yields the protein MNHFSFYFPVRIKFGIGIWENLAEEALKFGRRFLLVTGKRHLKETGILEKIEKSFNNYQCELFIYDKIPPEPPYYFVDEGAEIIENNNIDAVIGIGGGSALDIAKAIAVKCKLPDSIWNYIGADKIPKKGLPCILIPTTAGTGSEVTRVSVLINPETKEKLSIASDYLYPDVAIVDPYLTLTLPPDYTAYSGIDAFIHALESFLSLNNNLLTESISLKAIKLIYSYLPRVYKNGERIDLREKVLYASTFSGIALTLTGLGAIHALAHPVGVFGNLPHGLSTALVTLPVLEYNLEILSREKLMLLGRTLGIFSIRSAKERILKKVKDLFDSLNIRLGLRNYNIKYEDLPLLAKEGLKSRSIKTNPREIREEILLNLLQKAW
- a CDS encoding 3-isopropylmalate dehydratase large subunit: MGKTISEKIFSNHSGNSVKAGDIVVAKVDALMGQDGTAPLAIKVFEELGGKMTIDNNKVLLVLDHSAPPPNEGVANLHKLMRDFAEKYRTQLSEIGEGVCHQVFMERGLALPGSLIIGADSHTCTYGVLNCFATGVGSSELASAMYTGKLWFKVPETVKIILRGKLRKGITAKDVILYLVGFFKADGLTYKAIEFDGELIRELSIDGRATITNMVVEMGAKAGIMPFDEKTKGFFREIGIDIEEGISSDKDANFSEVYDFDLSNLEPQVALPHQVDNVFPISSVDRIKIQEAFLGTCTNGRLEDLRVSAELLKGKKVAKGVRMIVAPASKKIYLQALKEGLIEIFLSAGAIVVNPGCGPCVGTHQGVPADGENVISTANRNFKGRMGNNKAFIYLASPLTVTASAIRGEITNPLEVMD
- a CDS encoding 3-isopropylmalate dehydratase small subunit — its product is MIFEGKAHKFGDDINTDYIISGKYKFKSLDFNEMAKHLLEDIYPNFYEKITKGDILVAGKNFGCGSSREQAPLVIKHAGISAVLAKSFARIFFRNSINVGLPVLECNTDLIEDGDLIYLDLIKGEIYNKSKNIKVEIFSPLPEIMVKILKEGGLVEYLKKEGDFKL
- a CDS encoding metallophosphoesterase, with amino-acid sequence MVKIGVISDTHLPSRSPFLPPIILEKLHGVEMILHAGDWEELFFLKELEKIAPVYGVQGNMDSLEVKKKFPVKRIIEVENIKIGLIHGGGSPFGIKERIKKEFLGEEVKAIVFGHTHHALMEWDEDIFFFNPGSPTDKIFTTKNSIGFLYVDKDKVWGEIVEL
- a CDS encoding glucose-1-phosphate thymidylyltransferase; the encoded protein is MLKPSDFFELEDFEGEIFEGVEFVWEALLKLSAFLSKYVKPEIHGKVLGGVFIEGPVYVGKGTVIEPGVYIKGPTYIGKDCEIRQGAYLRGNIFIGNNCVVGHATEVKNSILLNNSSAPHFNYVGDSILGHNTNLGAGTKISNLKIGPESTVKVKINDQIIDTKLRKFGAVIGDYSETGCNSVLNPGTILGKHVLIYPNATVRGYIPNNSIVKFKPELEIIEIKPYQAF
- a CDS encoding methylenetetrahydrofolate reductase C-terminal domain-containing protein translates to MKLEIKEWEEIESFIGKEVFVFSCNSCGGEEIDRKNIKIKEFLEGHGIKILGIINLEPKYCNINSLRKILEENFISSNFVLTFTCGGLPQVLSSLINSKVIPAVNTLKIELERKLGSFARLCSACGECWIHYVGNLCIERLCPKKMRNGPCGGARDGYCEVFRERICPFIILFKNKGEIKDIIPPKKFSKILLQE
- a CDS encoding sugar phosphate isomerase/epimerase, translated to MFISCSTASFLDPESSPEEKVKATIFAMEKIISSGYMGVELFIAKVFDEEMINLILYESLKYQGKIVTLHSPKNILHKSFKDIFPSLSRLIKKAGEHNIPVIVLHPPFRSDVNSLLKTIFPIFDKMVEYSMKYNVTLTIENVPYLPNPPLFFENLINRYSKNVGITIDTEYLFSTEFSLDKYPVSILKFLKNIHVRDYDGQSFDDEGKRKYLRLGEGNIEFSKIFNRLKEIDYNGPLTIETSFKNPLEDLNYSKEFIYNALSSPY